The Falco peregrinus isolate bFalPer1 chromosome 1, bFalPer1.pri, whole genome shotgun sequence genome has a window encoding:
- the LOC129783700 gene encoding uncharacterized protein LOC129783700: MARTPWYFTWDGKTFAVLPWVYDRASSLREKESKIVSWWKGEKVYDCSNADLIIQQIPPLAAALKYGCFCRGLKNTLNLTSTFTPRKGTLFSCRKSTIQSPGHLIWALSDGTWTTHLPLDGKVKQITLGMPTLCPIWKKSPFRGSLESLKLKLTKRSETDDDTWNEPSTGVKIGWALESLLNPIASYRNREWLYQLTGQVEKLTNVTKKRFKELNIQLQATSKITLQNRMTLDMLLLKEHGACVYLKDRLNHSCIHIPNVTQDVEHDLDLLGKIEKRYRINSRRYVRRLAGENFFNKLGWNLSSWIQSIIKTLFLLLIVFLMIMLVYACLKKQFTNRISVNRMREVPTIPSRHSPPRQYAETNDM, from the coding sequence ATGGCCAGAACTCCTTGGTattttacctgggatggaaaaacTTTTGCAGTTTTACCCTGGGTCTATGATAGAGCATCTTCActgagagagaaggaaagtaAAATAGTGTCATGGTGGAAAggtgaaaaagtgtatgattgcaGCAATGCAGACTTAATAATTCAACAAATTCCTCCTTTGGCcgctgctttaaaatatggttgtttttgccGAGGTCTTAAAaatactctcaatttaaccagcacttttacaCCCAGGAAAGGAACTCTGTTTAGTTGCAGAAAATCTACTATAcaaagtccaggacatttaatttgggcattaagtgacggaacctggacaactcatctaccattagatggtaaggtgaaacaaatcactttaggcatgccaacattgtgtccgaTTTGGAAAAAATCACCATTTAGAGGATCCCtagaaagtttaaaattaaaactaacCAAGAGGTCTGAGACAGATGATGATACTTGGAATGAACCCTCAACAGGAGTAAAAATTGGCTGGGCACTTGAATCGCTTTTGAATCCTATAGCATCATATAGAAATAGAGAATGGCTTTATCAGTTAACAGGTCAAGtagaaaaattaacaaatgtCACCAAAAAGaggtttaaggaattgaacaTACAGTTACAGGCGACTTCCAAGATTACTTTGCAAAATAGAATGACattagatatgctcctacttaaagaacatggggCATGTGTATATCTCAAGGATAGACTGAACCACAGTTGCATTcacattccaaatgtcactcaagatgtggaacatgatctgGACCTATTAGGTAAAATTGAGAAAAGATACAGAATCAATTCAAGAAGATATGTTAGAAGATTGGCTGGGgaaaatttttttaacaaactgggatggaatttgagctcttggatacaatccataatcaaaactttgtttctgttactgattGTCTTTCTGATGATCATGCtagtatatgcatgtttgaagaaacagtttaccaatagaattTCAGTCAATCgtatgagagaagtaccaactattCCATCAAGACATAGTCCACCACGACAATATGCTGAAACaaatgatatgtaa